The Eulemur rufifrons isolate Redbay chromosome 3, OSU_ERuf_1, whole genome shotgun sequence DNA segment TGAGCTGAATAAATCATTCACACAGAAAAATACTGTGTACTGATTTTACTACGTATGGTGGCTTTCAACTTTATCCATACATGCaacataaaaattctcaaatatttgaattaaagGAAAAGTGACATTAATCAGGCTAATAAAATAACAAGTAACAAAGGTTTTCTTCTAATCTTAGataatgaagcaaaaaaaaaaaaaaaaaaaaaaaacccccacaaaaaaacaatCCTGGAGAATGAagatgtctgaaaatgtcttgtAAGATGaatcataaaataagaaaaattttaggtaaatgtGGCCTTGGACATTTTACATTGCCACTCCCTCAACTTGTACAAGCTAAAGAATAAAAGAGGCCACAAAACATTTCTTAGTGAAAAAGGCAGTAAGGAAAGCAAAGCAGCTGAGTGGTGATGGAAAGAACAcagcagaaaatataaaaacgtAGAGTTATGAAAGAAACCAAGAGATGATGATACTAACTCTAGTATGAAGTTTAAGGAACATCAAAGAAtaacaaataaattagaaagaCAGTAATCTATTAGACCTTTTTTACATCCAAATAAAAGACTAATCCCTAATTCTTTAGAGTTTTAAATCTGACAGAGAACACCTATTTACCTTTGAATTTGTCTCATTTCTTTAAACTTAACAACTGATTCCcatctgaataaatatttaaaaattcttaattattaAAGCAAGTTTCTTAGCTGCACTTTGATGAGTGCTATATAAAAAGCTTCACTGCATTAATCCCATCAATACCAAGGTTACTACAATCAAGTTCATTTTATAAGCATTAATTAAATTTAACACATTATTACAATGACAAAAAGACTGAATCATTTCACTTCTTTGAGAATAATTACATCGAAATGGTTATTCCAAAAGCTTTTAGTAAcaagggggaaaaattaaaaacatttaaatattccaACACAGAACAGAATATCTAAGATCCAACATAAATAAAAGTATCAGTGAATAGGGTACCATCTTGGTCTATGAATGATGTTTTCAACAATGGGcttacaagtttttaaaattctactaacAGGACACTGGTTAAAGTTCATCTTTGATATATTTCTAAAAAGCCTATTAGTAAATAGCTTTGTCATAAAACTGATTTAAGGTAGTTGTGTTTTTCAGTAGCATTCAGAACAATTCAGCACTTGGTAGGAATACTTAGATCGGCACACTGTAAGCTAAAATATAATTGTGTAACATTTTGTAAACTAGCTGCAATTTTCAGTAGCTGTGTTTACCAACCGTGTAACAGAATTATAATGTTCTCCTAAGCCATATGCATGTCTCATATAtctgaaatgaagaaagaagataTGAGTAGTTTTGATGAaagtaatttattgtatataaatgcTTAGTATGTATATAAACCAAACACTCTGAATGACTCAGGTCACAGGGGTATCATTCAGTAGACTATATGGATGTATTAATTAAGAGCTCAACACTATCTGAAAAGGATCAGCAGTCAGCAAGATCAGGTTCAATCACTGCAGGAAAAGTGGAAAGGCTGAGATGCTGAGTGCCGACTAACCTTAAACTTTCACCTAAATTGTAGCCGTTAATGACTGACTACCTTAGTGGTTTAGTTAATAAACACTAGAGCCAACAGCAAACTCTCTATGCTGTGTTTCAGAAGAGATGTCTcaatcatgtaaaatattttcacaacGTGATGAAAAAATCTCTAAGGAATAAACAGGCAACATGAATATATCTCAGCTTTAACACTTGTTGAAACTTTCAGCATGATTAAATGTCAAACCAGGACAATACACAAACCAGTCCTAAAATTTTGTAACCTTTAGAAATGACTTTATTCTTAACTCATACACACTAATAAATCACTAGGGcttacaaaattatataaatcacATATTTTGATAATGCTGTCTAGTTCTGTAATTGCCTTTAACATAAAAGAAGAATTAACTCAGCTGAAGATATTTTGATTAATCAACATATACAACCTAAAatcttttatattcctttttgttctaattatgaaaaataaaacagtaaaaatttcTAGGTACTTACACAAGTATTAATGGTTTTTTTGGATATTCTTCACCAACTACAATAGGAGGAGAATCTGCCTGTATTATCTCTATTGGTGTTTGTAAAATGTGAGACAGAGCTCTTagctataggaaaaaaaatgtattagtaaggaaaacaaaaatgtaaatcacATTCAACTTATAAACCACTGAAGTACACATGAACAAGGCAACCAGTCAGAGCAGGGATGTGCTCTCATCAACTACACtgagagcctggcacatagtggacacttaataaatacttgctgaataaacaaataaatataatacaggTTGTGTTATCActcatccaaaatgcttgggaccagaagtgttttggattttggatgttttcagattttgaaatatttgcgtATACTACATAATGAGAAATCttagggatgggacccaagtctaaacacaaaattcatttatgtttcaaataCACCTTACATACGtagcctgaaagtaattttatatagtatttttaataattttgtacaagaaacaaagttttgactgcgtTTTTACTAtaacctgtcacatgaggtcaggtgtggaatttttcaCTTGTGGCGCAATATTGggactcaaaaagttttggattttagacagtttttggatttcaaatttttggattagagatgctCAAATTATACTTATTAAATTAAATGCGGAGGTTTCTCAACAGCTTTGTAAAAATATCAGTGCCAAACTTAATGAAGTGGATGATGGGTAAATTGGGTTTATTGTACTCATCTCTACTTttgaacatgtttaaaaatttccataataaaaagatttttaagataaCCACTGTCCAAGCACTAGATCAAATCAATTACAATGTGGGAGGGGAAAGAGCAGGGCAGAACAGgaggttcatttttttaaaagagtttcaGAAGATTCTAATGTACAACcagtgttgagaaccactgttataTAATTTTCGAGGCATAAgtaaaatgaatatgtatatgAATTGTACTGCTTTCTCAAGAAATTTCCATATGATTAACATATACAATTTTAAGTAATGTTATAccatgtaatataaaattaaagccTAAAGCAAGATGAATAGTTAATAATGAATATtaatgctaatattttttaagacttactatagcAAAGCACTTtaagcactttatgtatattaattcaTCCAATCCTCACAATAATATTATGGGATaggtattattgttattttaaagatcTAGAATCTAAGGCAGAAAAAGATTAAGAGATTTGTCAAAGTTAAGCATTAGGAAATCAAATGCCCTACACTTAATTGGAGAAAGTTTGATTCTAGATCCCAAGTTCATAAACAAATTAATCATTAACAGTCCTCACTCACAGTGCTCTGATCTATCTATTAACAAGAACACTCCATCAAAAACATAGTCCTTTTTGGGGTCTTGAAAGAATGTGAGAAATTACTTCAGAAATATGGCAAGCATTCTATGATGCACAGTAGCAAACTTAATCCCATACtctattttataagtaaaatgttCCTATGaagcatatttttcttataataattaaaatttcccCCATTGTAAAACCAGTAACTTATTTCAAATGAATTCATAATTTATGAGTAAATGTCCTTCAAAGGATGTTTTAAAAGGCTTTTCTTAAATAGACTTGATTAGGTTTCTAACACTTATCTGAATTTGTGATCCTTATAAGAAAGTTCAAGCATCTTTAATTATTCCTAATATAGTCAGAAAGCTAGTATGAAAACTTCCTGAGTTACAGAGACCCAGGAGAGGCATAGAAAACTAATGGATACAGTTCCCTCTGGTGGAGAGGTACAAATACAGCACtgctaaaaaaatttttggagaaaCATTGATGTCACATCTTCAAGCAACACAGTTCTCGAAGTGAATTATTTAAAGCCACAGACTATTCAAGATGTTCAGTCATATAATCATTATTATACAGTACTATTAATAATAGTGCTGCTGGATTCATCCACCTAGCTCTTCAGCTAAAAAACACTTACGCACATACTCCCTGCCTTATTTAATGTTCACAAATGCTCGACACAggggttttattaatattatccctaTTCAATAATGAAGAAACTCAAGCTTGGGAGGTTGGCTGACTCCCCCAAAGCAGAGAAGTGGAAAGAAACGGCAGGACCCCAACCTAGGACTTGCCTTTTTATCCTCTCTTTCTAATTCCCGGGCTGCTTCATTACCACTTCGTTCACCtaagtgttttgtttattttgttttaatgaaacgAAGTTAACAGTAAGATTAAAAATTTAGAGCTAAAAGAAACTCTTGATAACTCCCTACAAGTACTGAACATAATGTTTtcttacatatgaattttaacgTATCAACTGCTGCTTTCAAGTGAGTCATGTCATTATCAACTAGGaattcaaaatacaattttattagaTGTGTTGTGGTAGGATTTGGCCTGtaatttcacataaaaacattttttctatttctgatgtAAAGATGTTACTTTTCTATTAGTGACTTTTATCTGCTAAGCCATTGGGGcaaattttactttacttttcagtaaaattttcacttttgtaAGTCCAGAAAACCAAATATATTGCAGCATCACAAATGAAAAGACTTACACAAATCTAACACCACCTTCTTCAACACACAGATCTAGCTCTAAGCTAGCTATTTCAAACGAAATAGTGCTTTGCTTCCTTAAGGTACATAACTTTAATCAAAGGCCTAACAATGTTAACTCCCTATTTCTTTGTCAATAGAGAAacagcaaatatataaagaaaaggaatcGTCAATGAGAAATTGAGATCAGctgaaaaatgtttgcaaactacagaaggaatttagaaattatttaacaaCCCACAATCACTGTGAATAATTACAAACTTACCTCAAGCTGACCTCCCCACGCAGCTGTGTTTACAATATCATCACAGTACTTTCTAAACTCTTCTGTAGAGAATAGATCAGAATATGGTACTTAATAATTTTCATAACTCATGTTAAAAGATCCCTTTTATAGCTTCCAAAATTCTTGATGAAAATGCCCAAGTTATGAACATCCTCTTTCTCTACCAGTACCTTCCAGAATTTAATCTATTTCCCAGATTCAAACTTAATTCACCCCAACTTACCACCATCTTTCCATTCAAGAGCAAATCAAtccatttctgtttctctccctcaGCCTTAGGCCCAGGGACTTTATCTATGTAACAAGCCTACTTTCCTCTCATTACCTGAAGCAATGATCCCCAAATTACCACCATTTGAACTATCTTGACATGTGTTTTGAAGCCCAAACCTGCATCCAAAAGAATAGCATGAAAGACTAAAAAATGTAGCCCCTATCCAATCAGTTTCACTGTAGGACCCTATGAGAGATGTCTGAAGACAATCAGGGTAAAAGTACAAATGAGTTGAAATTCCTTCCCCAGAGGAAGGAAATAGTAATTTCAAATAGTGCCTCCACTTGTTATTTTGGAAGCACCtaattatttgcataaatatCAGTTCTAGCCAAGGAAAGGGCTTTTCAGAGCAGCCCTAAGGGAAGGAGTAAAATATCTAATCACTGAATTTACAAGCAGCATACCTTGTGCATACACCTTAATATACGGCATGTTAAAATGGGAAACAAACATCCCATatagtgggggtgggagggaattATGGATATCTAGAAGAAAGATATGTCCCATATTTCGTCTCATTTACTGTTAAATCCTCAGTGTTCAGAACAGgcctagaatagtgcttggcacacagtggccttcaataaatattggttgaacgaatgaaaataattaactcttttgtctttttttctgactCAGCATACAAACTGTTGATAGATCTCAAGAATGACTATAGGTATATCTAATTCTGTAGCCAATTAATTTCCCATAAATGTCATATTGGAAATGTTAACATATTTCTTGCTGTTTTAGGCCATTGCTATTTTCTAAATTACCAATTTGCTTTGGGacacaaaaacacatttttccatttatcttgATATATGCAGAGGTAACATCGCAAATGGCTCTGCTGTAATTTATCTCCAAAATGATTACTAAATCATTGAAACTCCCCAGCTCTGTTAGTTGTAGGGGCATTTGAGAGGAGGTGGCAGTTTGTACGCTGACTTTGCTCTACTTCCTTCCAAGGAGGGCAGACTCCATTAAGGGAAAATCAACCTTAACCTTCCCCTCTTCAACTCGTCCTGGCTATAAGACTTGCTCCCAGTGGATACTGCCAAACCTGTCTTCTTCTCTCAAGTACTAACTTTCCTCCATTCCATTCTTTACTCCCCTGAAACTCTTTCCTACTTTTACTTCCTCTCTTCCTCATTTGATAGTTGTGCATTTTTTACCTccccataaatattttaatcttaattatCAAAAGTATACAGAATAAAGGAGGTTGTTAACTCATTTGTTTCTGGTTTTGCAAAGtcaaattttacttaaatattgaTCTTCCTAATTACAGCTaattgagaataaaatttaatCTCCCCAAAGGATAggctaaaaaggagaaattagttTTCCTAATCATTCTCTGCTTATGGTCTTCAGGACCTATATATACTTCCAGAGACTGGTCAAAGCTTACCTTcctctatgtttaattttgttaaatatgaatttaacatattttttaaataacaacaactaatcctgttcctatttttatcttatataaAACGATTACTATATTTTAACTACAAAATGGCTAAGTACTTAAGAGATCTTAATAAAGCAAAACGTACCAGGATGTattaaaattgtagaaaataatTCTGCCTAaattttgtggtgtttttttcctCACTAGGGTTTGTATGGGTTCATTTTATGCTCAGTCCCAGGAAGCACTTTATTTAAAAACCACAACCactaatagcaataataaaacacagtaaagaaaaataaattacctgGAGTATACATATCTCCAGTATTGGGATTTGTTAAAAATGGCAGAAAGTCTTCCACATGGCTTTGCATATATCCAGCAGTTTGACATCTTAAGGCAACCACAGTAAGAGTGCCATCCTGTTCTTTCAGTTGATCTTCAATGGCTCTATACATACAGTGGCCATCAGATGGAATCTGTTTAATTTCCAACTGTCTAGCTGACAATATTTGAGCAAGTTTTTCACTTTCTACATGTCTGGCTCCAGATAAGTTCTCAATTTCAGCTTCAGCTATCCTTTCTTCTCGCTCCTTTTCCAATGcagcttttttttcctaaaaagaaaagaacacaggaGAATTAATTAGTAAGAATTAGGCTAATTCTCATTTATTAA contains these protein-coding regions:
- the OTUD6B gene encoding deubiquitinase OTUD6B isoform X1, which codes for MEADLTEELDEEEQLVRRHRKEKKELQAKIQGMKNAVPKNDKKRRKQLTEDVAKLEKEMEQKHREELEQLKLTSKENKIDCVAVNISNLVLENQPPRISKAQKRREKKAALEKEREERIAEAEIENLSGARHVESEKLAQILSARQLEIKQIPSDGHCMYRAIEDQLKEQDGTLTVVALRCQTAGYMQSHVEDFLPFLTNPNTGDMYTPEEFRKYCDDIVNTAAWGGQLELRALSHILQTPIEIIQADSPPIVVGEEYPKKPLILVYMRHAYGLGEHYNSVTRLVNTATENCS
- the OTUD6B gene encoding deubiquitinase OTUD6B isoform X3 yields the protein MISKEKKAALEKEREERIAEAEIENLSGARHVESEKLAQILSARQLEIKQIPSDGHCMYRAIEDQLKEQDGTLTVVALRCQTAGYMQSHVEDFLPFLTNPNTGDMYTPEEFRKYCDDIVNTAAWGGQLELRALSHILQTPIEIIQADSPPIVVGEEYPKKPLILVYMRHAYGLGEHYNSVTRLVNTATENCS
- the OTUD6B gene encoding deubiquitinase OTUD6B isoform X2; protein product: MEADLTEELDEEEQLVRRHRKEKKELQAKIQGMKNAVPKNDKKRRKQLTEDVAKLEKEMEQKHREELEQLKLTSKENKEKKAALEKEREERIAEAEIENLSGARHVESEKLAQILSARQLEIKQIPSDGHCMYRAIEDQLKEQDGTLTVVALRCQTAGYMQSHVEDFLPFLTNPNTGDMYTPEEFRKYCDDIVNTAAWGGQLELRALSHILQTPIEIIQADSPPIVVGEEYPKKPLILVYMRHAYGLGEHYNSVTRLVNTATENCS